Proteins from one Ranitomeya variabilis isolate aRanVar5 chromosome 1, aRanVar5.hap1, whole genome shotgun sequence genomic window:
- the DLL4 gene encoding delta-like protein 4, with product MKKMEHSIVWGLVLLSLGLQQVCGSGVFQLRLDALVNSNGTLADGGSCVPDCRTFFKICLKHYQTVVSPGPCTFGSVVTPVLETGAFIDGLSTHVSLQFNFTWPKTFSLIVEAFHKPTGANQREILVSDFVIQKTLNVGEAWSSDLKMGKRNTQLKYSYRVVCSEHYYGESCSRLCKPRDDRFGHYVCESDGSISCLKGWKGEYCSKPICLDGCSEQNGFCNSPGECSCRPGWQGRYCNECIPHNGCRHGTCQIPWQCTCDEGWGGLFCDQDLNYCTHHKPCKNGATCMNTGQGSYTCSCRPGYTGVNCDEKINECDSNPCRNGGSCTDGESGYVCECPQGYYGSHCEHSVLNCADSPCFNGGTCREREMGASYACQCPLGYTGSNCEKKVDRCINNPCLNGGQCYILHYNQLCRCRMGYTGSTCAVNMNVCTKNPCSNGGTCYDKNGDFGCMCPPGFTGKSCDLKVNDECTVNPCRNGGTCHFVPYEKSTVCLCPHGLMGSRCEFPVDRDFPWLAVFMGAGMVGLLVLLFMIFILVRHFRQKPMQDTKAMNNLSDFQKDNLIPASQLKNINKKKDLEVDCGLEKSNYKLKNYPLDCNLANGLIGGVMNGMGKADKFHNSEKCLEEEKFPLRLHSEKPQCRISTICSPRDSMYQSIYVMAEERNECVIATEV from the exons ATGAAGAAGATGGAGCACAGCATTGTTTGGGGCTTGGTGCTACTGTCGCTCGGTTTGCAGCAG GTCTGCGGCTCCGGGGTCTTTCAGCTGCGGCTGGACGCGTTAGTCAATAGCAACGGGACGTTGGCGGATGGGGGGTCGTGTGTGCCGGACTGCCGGACGTTCTTCAAGATCTGCCTGAAGCATTACCAGACTGTGGTGTCCCCGGGGCCCTGCACGTTCGGCAGCGTCGTCACCCCGGTGCTGGAGACCGGCGCCTTCATAGATGGACTGTCCACACACGTCAGCCTGCAGTTCAACTTTACCTGGCCG AAAACCTTCTCTCTGATTGTTGAAGCGTTTCATAAACCTACAG GGGCTAATCAGAGGGAAATTTTGGTCAGCGATTTTGTAATCCAGAAAACCCTTAATGTTGGCGAAGCTTGGTCCAGTGATCTGAAGATGGGGAAACGAAATACCCAGCTGAAATATTCCTACAGGGTCGTCTGCAGCGAACACTACTACGGGGAAAGCTGCTCCCGGCTCTGTAAGCCTCGCGACGATCGCTTCGGACACTACGTCTGTGAATCTGACGGCAGCATTTCATGTCTGAAAGGATGGAAAGGAGAATACTGCTCGAAAC CAATATGTCTGGATGGGTGCAGTGAGCAGAATGGCTTCTGTAACAGCCCCGGGGAGTGCTC TTGTCGTCCTGGCTGGCAGGGTCGTTACTGCAACGAGTGCATTCCTCATAATGGATGTAGGCACGGGACATGCCAAATTCCCTGGCAGTGCACCTGCGACGAAGGCTGGGGCGGCCTTTTCTGCGATCAAG ATCTGAACTATTGTACTCACCATAAACCCTGCAAAAATGGAGCTACTTGTATGAACACTGGTCAGGGTAGTTACACGTGTTCTTGCCGACCTGGATACACTGGCGTGAATTGTGACGAGAAGATCAACGAGTGCGACAGCAATCCTTGCCGAAACGGTGGTAGCTGCACG GATGGTGAAAGCGGCTATGTCTGCGAATGTCCTCAAGGCTATTATGGCAGCCACTGTGAACACAGCGTATTAAACTGTGCCGATTCCCCGTGCTTTAATGGCGGCACATGTAGAGAACGAGAAATGGGCGCCAGTTACGCTTGTCAGTGCCCACTGGGGTATACAGGTTCCAATTGTGAAAAGAAAGTGGACCGATGTATCAACAACCCTTGTCTAAATG GGGGGCAGTGCTACATCCTCCATTACAATCAGTTGTGCCGCTGTCGCATGGGGTATACAGGCTCGACGTGTGCAGTCAACATGAACGTCTGTACAAAGAATCCCTGCAGTAATGGAGGGACCTGCTATGACAAGAATGGCGACTTTGGATGTATGTGTCCTCCAGGATTTACCGGGAAGTCCTGCGATCTGAAAGTCAACGACGAATGCACAGTCAATCCGTGCAGGAATGGAGGAACGTGCCATTTTGTGCCTTATGAAAAAAGCACTGTTTGTCTTTGTCCTCATGGTCTGATGGGAAGCCGCTGTGAGTTCCCAGTGGATCGGGACTTTCCTTGGTTGGCAGTCTTCATGGGCGCTGGCATGGTGGGACTCCTGGTTTTACTCTTCATGATCTTTATTTTAGTAAGACATTTCCGGCAGAAGCCGATGCAGGACACCAAAGCCATGAATAATTTATCAGACTTCCAGAAAGACAACTTAATCCCAGCTTCACAGCTGAAAAATATCAATAAAAAGAAGGACTTGGAAGTGGACTGTGGGCTGGAGAAATCAAATTACAAGCTCAAAAATTACCCATTAGACTGCAATCTAGCAAACGGACTTATCGGAGGGGTCATGAATGGGATGGGAAAAGCAGACAAGTTCCACAATAGTGAAAAATGCTTAGAAGAGGAGAAGTTCCCTCTCCGTCTACACAG tgaAAAGCCCCAGTGTAGAATATCCACTATATGTTCCCCAAGAGATTCAATGTACCAGTCCATTTATGTGATGGCAGAGGAAAGAAATGAATGTGTGATAGCTACAGAG